GAGCGGGCGAATTCACCGCGCTCTCACTTTTGATGTCCTCATCAATAAGCTCGAATCGCGTCTCCATGATGTAGGGTCCTGTGTCTGCGCCTGTGCTTATCCGCGTCGGATCCATTGTTAAGGCTTTGAGTAGAGCATGAACGCTGCAAGTGAAATTGCCCCCAGCCAACAAGCAAATGCGGCGTTACCCCAGCTTCGGCACAATACAGAAAAGATTTAACACGGCTACACACGATAATTCATTCCCCTGGTCAGTATACAAGACTCTATGACAACGAAATACCACAATTACAGCTTTGGGTTGGACCTGTTGAGCTGCGTTCAGGAGGCGTTCATACTGAAAGACGGAATTTGTACCTGACTAAGCCTCTCAGTGGCATCGTGTAGTCACTAGGACCGCTGTAAGGGAGGATCGATGCTCTGTCGGCAGATATCCGGCGATTTGACATGGATCTGGCTAGTGGCAttaataaacaaaaaaagcaataaCTTGCTCACGGCGGCATGGTGGGGCAGCATCTGTCGATATTTGGCAAGCTTCAACTTGCTTTTACCAAGACAGCGCAAGAACAACAATTGCGGCGCAGAAACCATGTCGCATTCGATCGCCTCATCAAGGGCCCTTCAGGGCGCCCTGCGGAATCTCCCCGCGCAGCAATGCCAGCGATGCTTCTCGAGCGGCGCATTCCAGCCGAAGCAGCTCCGGCCGGTGCTCCCACGATCGCCGGTCCAGTCCCGACAGCCGATTACACAGAAGCGAACGAAATACAAGACTATCGAGCAGGCAAAGAGCCGGTATAGCACAGGGGTATGGAGTAACTCTTTGAGTTTGGCTGGGCTTTTATCAGCTTCGCAGAGTCGTGGGTCTATGCTAACTCGCTGGGTAGCCTTTCTCGTTGAAAGCCGCCATCTTGTTTGTGGCTACATGCGGTGGACTGGTGTGGTACTTTGAGCATGAGAAGGAGCGCATGCAGCGAAAGAGAATAGCAGAGGCCACCAAGGGCGTCGGTCGGCCCAAGGTTGGAGGAACCTTTGAGCTGACGGATCAGAATGGCAAGACGTTTACGAGCGAAATGATGAGAGGCAAGCACTCATTGGTAAGCAATGCGAAGCCGATTACTTGTCATGGGGGATAATCTAACTCGGCCAGGTCTATTTTGGATTCACTCGCTGCCCCGACATCTGCCCCGAGGAGCTCGACAAGATGGCCCGCATGCTGGACATTGTCGATGCCAAGATCCCCAACAACGAGCTTCTGCCCATCTTTGTGACGTGCGATCCGGCCCGCGACGACCCCCCGGCGCTCAAGAGCTACCTCGCCGAGTTCCACCCCAAATTCATTGGCCTGACGGGAACATACGACCAAATCA
The sequence above is drawn from the Trichoderma breve strain T069 chromosome 5, whole genome shotgun sequence genome and encodes:
- a CDS encoding SCO1/SenC domain-containing protein, yielding MSHSIASSRALQGALRNLPAQQCQRCFSSGAFQPKQLRPVLPRSPVQSRQPITQKRTKYKTIEQAKSRYSTGPFSLKAAILFVATCGGLVWYFEHEKERMQRKRIAEATKGVGRPKVGGTFELTDQNGKTFTSEMMRGKHSLVYFGFTRCPDICPEELDKMARMLDIVDAKIPNNELLPIFVTCDPARDDPPALKSYLAEFHPKFIGLTGTYDQIKDLCKKYRVYFSTPRDVKPGQDYLVDHSIYFYLMDPEGDFVEALGRQHSPEQAAQVIVDHLKDWKNSH